TGCCCCTCCCGGCGCCGGCCATCCGCTGGGAACCGACGAGAGCGGGCGCGACGTGCTGGCGCGCCTCCTCGTGGGCGCACGCGTCTCGCTCGCCGCCGGTGCGGCGGCGATGCTCCTCTCGGTCGCGCTCGGAACGCTGGTCGGCTCGTGTGCCGCCATGTCCGGCCCGCGGACCGACAGCGTCCTCATGCGCTTCACCGACGCCGCGCTGGCCATTCCCGCCATCTTCGTCGTGATCACCGTGCTCACCTTCGTGGGGCCATCGGTCCCCACGCTGGTGATCGCCATCGGCGTCACGTCGTGGATGGGGCTCGCGCGCCTGGTGCGCGGCGAACTGCTCGCGCTCAAGCACCAGGACTTCGTGGAAGCCGCCGTGGCGCTGGGCGAGCGCCCCGTGCGCCGCTTCGTGCGCCACCTCCTCCCGCACCTGTGGCCCACCATCCTGGTGAACGCCACGTTAGGCATGGGAAGCGCGCTGCT
This genomic stretch from Gemmatimonadaceae bacterium harbors:
- a CDS encoding ABC transporter permease, with the protein product MTPRRRVQLTVVVIALLVLAALAGPLVYRTDPDALDFGGAAAPPGAGHPLGTDESGRDVLARLLVGARVSLAAGAAAMLLSVALGTLVGSCAAMSGPRTDSVLMRFTDAALAIPAIFVVITVLTFVGPSVPTLVIAIGVTSWMGLARLVRGELLALKHQDFVEAAVALGERPVRRFVRHLLPHLWPTILVNATLGMGSALLTESALSFLGLGVQPPAASWGNMLSSAQTSMFSAPWLAVIPGLLILLAVASINVLGDALRDALHAGE